A portion of the Camelus ferus isolate YT-003-E chromosome 16, BCGSAC_Cfer_1.0, whole genome shotgun sequence genome contains these proteins:
- the DDX52 gene encoding probable ATP-dependent RNA helicase DDX52 has protein sequence MDAPDLFRRLGAGAKFNVRRFSADAARFQIGKRKYDFGSSEVLQGLDFFGNKSVPGDCGASKTHQELQDEEKKEESLTERKREQNKKKRKKMTSEMISQEVSTIQWISSVEAKIEEKKAKKENKLTSGKLEQLRTEKINFLRNKHKIHVQGTDLPDPIATFQQLDEEYKINARLLQNILDAGFQIPTPIQMQAIPVMLHGRELLASAPTGSGKTLAFSIPILMQLKQPTNKGFRALIISPTRELASQIHRELVKISEGTGFRIHMIHKAAVAAKKFGPKSSKKFDILVTTPNRLIYLLKQDPPGIELTSVEWLVVDESDKLFEDGKTGFRDQLASIFLACTSHKVRRAMFSATFAYDVEQWCKLNLDNVITVSIGARNSAVETVEQELLFVGSETGKLLAMRELVKKGFSPPVLVFVQSIERAKELFHELIYEGINVDVIHADRTQQQRDNTVHSFRAGKIWVLICTALLARGIDFKGVNLVINYDFPTSSVEYIHRIGRTGRAGHRGKAVTFFTEDDKPLLRSVANVIQQAGCPVPEYIKGFQKLLSKQKKKMIKKPLERESISTTPKYFLEKAKDTQKKVTGQKSKKKVAPEDKS, from the exons ATGGACGCTCCCGATCTGTTTCGCCGGCTCGGCGCGGGGGCCAAGTTCAATGTGAGACGCTTCTCGGCGGACGCAGCCCGGTTCCAG ATAGGGAAAAGGAAATATGACTTTGGTTCTTCAGAGGTGCTGCAGGGACTGGACTTTTTTGGAAACAAGTCTGTCCCAGGTGATTGTGGAGCATCGAAAACTCATCAGGAACtacaagatgaagagaaaaaagaagagagcctaactgaaaggaagagggagcagaacaaaaaaaagaggaagaagatgacTTCAG aaatgatttctCAAGAAGTTTCTACTATACAATGGATATCATCTGTGGAAGCAAAGATTGAAGAGaagaaagccaaaaaagaaaataaactaactTCAGGAAAGTTGGAGCAGCTCAGGACAGAAAAG atAAACTTCTTGcggaataaacataaaattcatgTCCAAGGAACTGATCTTCCTGACCCAATTGCTACATTTCAGCAACTTGACGAGGAATATAAAATCAATGCTCGACTGCTTCAGAACATTCTAGATGCAGGCTTCCAGATACCTACACCAATCCAAATGCAAGCCATTCCAGTTATGCTGCAT GGTCGAGAACTTCTGGCTTCTGCTCCTACTGGATCTGGAAAGACTTTAGCTTTTAGCATTCCTATTTTAATGCAGCTGAAACAACCCACAAATAAAGGCTTCAGAGCCCTGATTATATCACCAACACGAGAACTTGCCAGCCAG atTCACCGAGAGTTAGTAAAAATATCTGAGGGAACAGGATTCAGGATACACATGATCCACAAAGCAGCAGTTGCAGCCAAGAAATTTGGACCTAAATCATCCAAGAAATTTG ATATTCTTGTGACTACTCCAAATCGACTAATCTATTTATTAAAGCAAGATCCTCCAGGAATAGAGTTAACAAG tGTTGAGTGGCTGGTAGTAGATGAATCAGATAAACTGTTTGAAGATGGCAAAACTGGGTTCAGAGACCAGCTGGCTTCCATTTTTTTGGCCTGCACATCCCACAAGGTCAGAAGAGCTATGTTCAGTGCAACTTTTGCATATGATGTTGAGCAGTGGTGCAAACTCAACCTGGACAATGTCATTACTGTATCCATTGGAGCAAG GAATTCTGCTGTAGAGACTGTAGAACAGGAGCTTCTCTTTGTTGGCTCTGAGACTGGAAAACTTCTGGCCATGAGAGAACTTGTTAAAAAG GGTTTCAGTCCACCAGTTCTTGTTTTTGTTCAGTCCATTGAGAGGGCTAAGGAGCTTTTTCATGAGCTCATATATGAAGGTATTAACGTGGATGTTATTCATGCAGACAGAACGCAGCAACAG AGAGATAACACAGTCCACAGCTTCAGAGCAGGAAAAATCTGGGTTCTTATTTGTACAGCCTTGCTGGCCAGAGGGATTGATTTTAAAGGTGTGAACTTGGTGATCAACTATGACTTTCCAACCAGCTCAGTGGAGTACATCCACAGGATAG GTCGAACTGGAAGAGCAGGGCATAGAGGAAAAGCTgttacatttttcacagaagatGATAAACCATTATTACGAAG TGTTGCCAATGTTATACAGCAGGCTGGATGTCCTGTACCAGAATACATAAAAGGTTTCCAAAAACTACTAAG caaacaaaagaaaaagatgattaagaagcctttggagagagagagcattAGTAcaactccaaaatattttttagaaaaagctAAGGATACACA